In the genome of Chitinophagales bacterium, one region contains:
- a CDS encoding exodeoxyribonuclease III, with amino-acid sequence MRIISYNVNGIRAAMRKGLVEWLNEEKPDVLCVQETKAHPEQVDVKYFEHLGYKHYWTSAEKKGYSGVAIFSREAPDNIETGCGNPKYDSEGRIIRADFGELSIVNTYFPSGSSGDIRQDFKMEFLDCYLGFIKKLKKERPKLIVAGDYNICHKPIDIHDPVSNKDSSGFLPEEREWMDQYFESGMIDTFRKFDSSPDNYSWWSYRARARERNKGWRIDYIATTENLENNLEDAGIMQEAMHSDHCPVYIDLKL; translated from the coding sequence ATGCGAATCATATCTTATAATGTCAATGGAATTAGAGCCGCAATGAGAAAGGGGCTTGTAGAATGGCTAAATGAAGAAAAACCCGATGTACTGTGTGTCCAGGAAACCAAAGCGCATCCTGAACAAGTGGATGTGAAATATTTTGAACACCTGGGCTACAAACATTACTGGACAAGTGCCGAGAAAAAAGGATACAGTGGTGTGGCCATATTTTCCAGGGAAGCTCCCGACAATATTGAAACGGGCTGCGGCAATCCAAAATACGACAGTGAAGGCCGTATTATCCGCGCTGATTTTGGTGAGCTGAGTATTGTCAACACCTATTTTCCCTCGGGCAGCAGCGGGGATATCAGACAGGACTTTAAAATGGAATTCCTGGATTGCTACCTCGGCTTTATCAAAAAGCTCAAAAAAGAAAGGCCAAAACTCATTGTTGCAGGAGATTACAATATTTGCCATAAACCCATAGACATTCACGATCCGGTTTCCAATAAAGACAGCTCTGGTTTTTTGCCCGAGGAGCGGGAGTGGATGGATCAGTATTTTGAATCAGGGATGATAGATACTTTCAGGAAATTTGATTCCAGCCCCGATAATTATTCCTGGTGGAGTTACAGAGCCCGTGCCCGCGAAAGAAATAAAGGCTGGCGTATTGATTACATTGCAACTACTGAAAATCTGGAAAACAATTTAGAGGATGCCGGAATAATGCAAGAGGCTATGCACTCTGATCACTGCCCGGTATATATTGATCTAAAATTATAA
- a CDS encoding DUF1015 family protein: MAIIRPFKAIRPNTKFAEQVASKPYDVLSTEEARTEAKDNDYSFLRIIKPEINFPEQSKFDQNVVFAKAKDVFDNFLKSGVFEQENQDCFYLYRLIMGDTEQSGLVCLSSVADYENDIIKKHEFTRPAKEQDRIQHVLQTGIQSGPVFLTYKANKKVSELSAPVKEQAPLYDFTADDGVIHSIWKIDNAEIVNKIREAFEAVPATYIADGHHRAAASAKAGIELRKENKNHNGDEPYNYFLSVLFPSSELKILDYNRVVQDLNGLSTEEFLSKLAEYFSVIKIGSSPYKPSKEKSFGLFIDRNWYKLSAKEGTYEANHPVHSLDPYILQENVFRKLLGIEDVRTDDRVDFVGGIRGLGELEKRVNTGEWKAAFALFPVSIDQLMKVADSGNVMPPKSTWFEPKLRSGLLINKIR; encoded by the coding sequence ATGGCAATTATAAGACCTTTTAAAGCAATAAGACCCAATACCAAATTTGCCGAACAAGTAGCTTCAAAACCCTATGATGTGCTCAGCACAGAAGAAGCACGAACAGAAGCCAAGGACAATGATTATTCTTTTTTGCGCATCATCAAACCGGAAATCAACTTTCCGGAGCAGTCCAAGTTTGATCAAAATGTGGTTTTTGCCAAAGCCAAAGATGTTTTTGATAACTTTTTGAAATCAGGCGTCTTTGAACAGGAAAACCAGGATTGTTTTTATCTCTACCGACTGATTATGGGAGATACCGAACAAAGCGGGCTGGTTTGCCTTTCATCGGTGGCAGATTACGAAAATGATATTATTAAAAAACACGAATTTACCCGCCCTGCAAAAGAGCAGGATCGCATTCAGCATGTTTTGCAAACCGGCATTCAATCCGGCCCTGTGTTCCTTACATATAAAGCAAACAAAAAAGTTAGTGAATTATCAGCACCTGTAAAAGAACAAGCGCCACTCTATGATTTTACGGCCGATGATGGGGTAATACACAGCATTTGGAAAATAGACAATGCTGAAATAGTAAATAAAATACGTGAAGCATTTGAAGCGGTTCCAGCTACATATATTGCTGATGGACATCACCGTGCTGCAGCTTCCGCCAAAGCAGGAATTGAATTGAGAAAAGAAAACAAAAACCACAATGGAGATGAACCTTATAATTATTTTCTTTCTGTATTGTTTCCATCCTCTGAGTTGAAAATTTTGGACTATAACAGAGTTGTGCAGGATTTAAATGGTTTATCTACAGAAGAGTTTTTGTCGAAACTGGCAGAATATTTCAGTGTAATAAAAATTGGCTCCTCCCCTTATAAGCCCTCTAAAGAAAAATCTTTTGGGCTATTTATAGACCGCAACTGGTATAAATTAAGTGCCAAAGAGGGAACCTATGAAGCAAATCATCCAGTACATTCGCTAGATCCCTATATTTTACAGGAAAATGTTTTCAGAAAATTACTCGGCATTGAAGATGTGCGTACCGATGACCGGGTTGATTTCGTTGGAGGTATTCGCGGACTTGGCGAATTGGAAAAAAGAGTAAATACCGGAGAGTGGAAAGCAGCTTTTGCCCTTTTCCCTGTAAGCATCGATCAATTGATGAAGGTAGCCGATAGTGGTAATGTTATGCCTCCTAAATCTACCTGGTTTGAGCCTAAATTGAGAAGTGGACTGTTAATTAACAAAATTAGATAA
- a CDS encoding tetratricopeptide repeat protein encodes MKVAGINILHIILLLFISMNCLGQTNLQQARKLLTEGDNLLVAGDQQKALQKYNEAISAKPDYADAYMKRASLYAWMGRNTEALKDYDKAIALNPYTEYLYDSRAKIKLLDMDYDGAMSDFKEALKMNPENCEVICNKALARLNNDDAEGALIDFNKLMDTNPKDSTYYMGRALTQIQLEDYEAALSDIEIAILSGKDLELAYNIKGLIFMELDKPEEAIAAFDNAIELKPDFSIAYFNRGLAKELLGDSKGSLEDLNTALDLNKDFESAYYTRAMVKNTSGDYNKAIDDLTKFIELDNNFSKAYFKRGYAKNLLGDYDGALDDFNEAIKLEKQNPEIYNKRGNVHILFGNYQNAIDDFTKAINLDPDYGAAYHNRGIALILSNKRDFGCEDLKQSIDLDYEPSREKHRYFCANQ; translated from the coding sequence ATGAAAGTCGCTGGAATAAACATATTACACATTATATTGCTCCTGTTCATCAGTATGAATTGTCTTGGGCAGACCAATCTGCAACAGGCGCGTAAATTGCTTACAGAGGGCGACAATCTTTTAGTTGCCGGTGACCAGCAAAAAGCGCTTCAAAAATACAATGAGGCCATTAGTGCCAAACCCGATTATGCCGATGCGTACATGAAGCGCGCCTCGCTCTATGCCTGGATGGGACGCAATACTGAAGCTTTAAAGGATTACGACAAAGCCATAGCACTGAACCCCTATACCGAATACCTTTACGATTCACGGGCGAAAATAAAATTGCTGGATATGGACTATGATGGTGCCATGAGTGATTTTAAAGAAGCGCTGAAAATGAACCCCGAAAACTGTGAGGTAATCTGCAACAAAGCACTGGCCAGGTTGAATAATGACGATGCTGAAGGTGCATTGATCGACTTCAATAAATTAATGGACACTAATCCTAAAGATTCTACCTATTATATGGGGCGTGCCCTTACCCAAATACAACTCGAAGATTATGAAGCCGCTCTTTCTGATATTGAAATAGCGATATTAAGCGGGAAAGACCTTGAATTGGCCTACAATATAAAAGGTTTGATTTTTATGGAACTCGATAAACCTGAAGAAGCCATTGCTGCTTTTGATAATGCTATTGAGCTTAAACCAGATTTTTCCATTGCCTACTTCAACCGGGGATTGGCCAAAGAACTGCTTGGTGATAGCAAAGGTTCGCTTGAAGATTTAAATACAGCACTTGATCTCAACAAAGATTTTGAATCTGCATATTATACACGTGCGATGGTAAAAAACACAAGTGGCGATTATAACAAAGCCATTGATGACCTTACCAAATTTATTGAGCTGGACAATAATTTCTCAAAGGCTTATTTCAAAAGAGGCTATGCCAAAAATTTGCTTGGAGATTATGATGGTGCACTTGATGATTTCAATGAAGCGATAAAGCTGGAAAAGCAAAATCCTGAAATTTATAATAAACGGGGCAATGTCCACATACTTTTTGGCAATTACCAAAATGCTATTGATGATTTTACCAAAGCCATTAACCTAGACCCCGATTATGGCGCGGCTTATCACAACAGGGGCATTGCGCTGATACTTTCCAATAAAAGAGATTTTGGTTGTGAAGACCTGAAGCAATCCATTGATCTCGACTATGAACCTTCCAGGGAAAAGCACCGGTATTTTTGCGCCAATCAATAA
- a CDS encoding cystathionine gamma-synthase: protein MKFGTKTIHAGISPDPTTGAIMTPIYQTSTYVQQSPGKHKGYEYSRTQNPTRFALENNLAALENGKEGMVFSSGLAATDAIVKMFNPGDEILSCNDLYGGTYRAFEKVFRKYGLDFVYDSMQDTKKLEKLISYKTKLIWLETPSNPMMSVIDIEAIAKIAKAKGVLLCVDNTFASPYLQNPLDLGADMVIHSGTKYIGGHSDVVIGAVVVNEATIIEQLRFIQNASGAVPGPQDAFLTLRGIKTLHLRMQRHCENAMKIAQFLSEHPKVSKVNYPGLPDHPGHAIAKKQMRGFGGMLSFSLKINTQEAAYDFLTRTKLFSLAESLGGVESLAGHPATMTHAAIPLEEREKTGVLDSLIRISVGIEDADDLLEDIEQALA, encoded by the coding sequence ATGAAATTCGGAACCAAGACTATTCACGCTGGCATCAGCCCAGACCCCACTACGGGTGCTATTATGACACCTATTTACCAGACTTCTACCTATGTGCAACAGTCTCCAGGGAAGCACAAGGGCTATGAATATTCCAGAACCCAGAATCCTACGCGGTTTGCACTGGAAAACAACCTGGCGGCATTAGAAAATGGCAAAGAAGGCATGGTTTTCTCCAGCGGGCTGGCCGCCACCGATGCAATTGTAAAAATGTTCAACCCAGGAGATGAAATACTTTCCTGCAATGATCTTTATGGAGGCACTTACAGGGCTTTTGAAAAAGTTTTTAGAAAGTATGGGTTGGATTTTGTTTACGATTCTATGCAGGATACTAAAAAGCTCGAAAAACTGATCAGCTATAAAACAAAGCTCATTTGGCTGGAAACCCCTTCCAACCCAATGATGAGTGTTATAGATATTGAGGCGATTGCAAAAATTGCCAAAGCAAAAGGCGTATTGCTTTGTGTGGACAATACCTTTGCCTCACCCTATCTTCAAAATCCGCTCGATTTGGGAGCAGATATGGTCATTCACTCCGGCACAAAATATATAGGCGGACATTCCGATGTGGTTATCGGAGCAGTTGTAGTAAATGAAGCTACCATTATTGAACAATTGCGTTTTATTCAAAATGCAAGTGGTGCTGTTCCCGGTCCACAGGATGCTTTTCTTACACTGCGCGGCATAAAAACCCTGCACCTGAGAATGCAGCGGCATTGCGAAAATGCCATGAAAATTGCTCAGTTTCTTTCTGAACATCCAAAAGTCAGCAAAGTGAATTACCCGGGGCTGCCCGATCATCCCGGCCATGCAATAGCCAAAAAGCAAATGCGCGGTTTTGGAGGTATGTTGTCCTTTAGCCTGAAAATAAACACGCAGGAAGCAGCTTACGATTTTTTAACCCGCACCAAATTGTTTTCACTGGCAGAATCCCTCGGTGGAGTTGAGTCACTTGCAGGACATCCTGCTACTATGACCCACGCTGCCATTCCATTAGAAGAAAGGGAAAAAACAGGTGTGCTCGATTCATTGATTAGAATAAGCGTAGGAATAGAAGATGCTGATGATCTGTTGGAAGATATAGAACAGGCACTGGCTTAG
- a CDS encoding ABC transporter substrate-binding protein, protein MLNKYLYSYFTFFVLLLAACGAGDGGLQERDLEKAKGDKYYGGIFRMNEVEYFRSLYPHNVTEVGGHRLTNQIYEGLVGLDQGDLTIVPVIAKSWEVDSQATEFIFHLREDVYYHDDPCFPDGKGRNVTAHDFKYVFTRLCASGNDNQGYWVFEDKVQGCKDYYLSTLDGSPLPEGVTGVEVLDDYTLKITLEKPFAAFLNLLALPFTAVFPEEAVEKYGRDMRTKTVGTGPFYVKAMKTDETVILSKNPNYWGKDEAGNQLPYLDGIRFSYIKERKSELLELRQGNLDMIYRLPLEMVNEVVGPDEKLKPEYKNFELQSMANMSVQYYGFQHWSDLFENKNLRIAFNYAVDRQKICRYTLKGTGIPGHYGIVPPAMTNYDAQALKGYEFNPDKARNFMEKAGYPNGAGFPEITLQINSGGGTNEQVAEAVQSMLSEVLNIKINITKLPFAQHLENLETGKVDFWRAGWIADYPDPENFLNLFYSKHIPEKLEDKSYLNSTRYKNPKFDALFEEALQTVDDDQRNLLYLKAEQQMLDDAAIIPLFYYKDYRLLQPNVKNFPQNAMEHRNLREVYFVPVKNPS, encoded by the coding sequence ATGCTCAACAAATACTTGTATTCTTATTTTACCTTTTTTGTATTGCTATTAGCTGCCTGTGGGGCAGGAGATGGCGGTCTTCAGGAAAGAGATCTTGAAAAAGCAAAAGGTGATAAATATTATGGGGGCATTTTCCGCATGAATGAAGTGGAATACTTCCGCAGCCTTTATCCCCACAATGTAACCGAAGTTGGAGGCCATCGCCTTACCAATCAAATTTACGAAGGCCTGGTAGGGCTTGATCAGGGCGACCTTACTATTGTTCCTGTTATTGCCAAAAGTTGGGAGGTAGATAGTCAGGCTACCGAATTTATTTTTCACCTTAGAGAAGATGTCTATTACCACGATGATCCCTGCTTTCCCGATGGAAAAGGCAGAAATGTGACTGCCCATGATTTTAAATACGTTTTCACCCGGCTGTGTGCGTCAGGAAATGACAACCAGGGCTACTGGGTGTTTGAGGACAAAGTACAGGGTTGCAAAGACTATTACCTTTCTACCCTTGATGGATCACCTTTGCCAGAGGGCGTAACAGGTGTAGAAGTATTGGACGATTATACACTGAAAATCACATTGGAAAAACCCTTCGCAGCCTTTCTCAATCTGCTGGCATTGCCTTTTACAGCTGTATTTCCTGAAGAAGCAGTAGAAAAATACGGAAGGGATATGCGTACCAAAACAGTAGGCACGGGGCCCTTTTATGTGAAAGCCATGAAAACAGATGAAACCGTTATTTTGAGCAAAAACCCCAATTACTGGGGAAAAGACGAAGCTGGCAACCAATTGCCCTATCTCGATGGAATCAGATTCTCTTATATTAAAGAGCGTAAATCAGAATTGCTTGAATTGCGCCAGGGCAATTTGGATATGATCTATCGCCTGCCCCTGGAAATGGTAAATGAAGTGGTTGGCCCTGATGAAAAACTCAAACCCGAATACAAAAATTTTGAATTGCAATCAATGGCAAATATGTCGGTGCAGTATTATGGTTTCCAGCACTGGAGCGATTTGTTTGAGAATAAAAATCTGCGCATTGCATTCAATTATGCTGTTGATCGCCAAAAAATTTGCCGCTATACTTTAAAAGGAACCGGCATCCCGGGACATTACGGTATAGTTCCCCCCGCAATGACCAATTATGATGCACAAGCCCTGAAAGGCTATGAATTCAACCCTGATAAAGCCCGCAACTTTATGGAAAAAGCAGGGTATCCCAATGGAGCAGGCTTTCCGGAAATCACCCTGCAAATCAATTCAGGGGGTGGCACCAACGAGCAAGTGGCTGAAGCAGTACAAAGTATGTTGTCTGAAGTATTAAATATCAAAATCAATATCACTAAGTTGCCTTTTGCCCAGCATCTTGAAAATTTAGAAACCGGAAAAGTGGATTTTTGGCGGGCAGGATGGATAGCCGATTATCCCGATCCAGAGAATTTCCTCAATCTTTTTTACAGCAAGCATATTCCGGAAAAGCTGGAAGATAAAAGCTATCTGAATTCTACGCGGTATAAAAACCCTAAATTTGATGCGCTTTTTGAAGAAGCACTTCAAACCGTTGATGATGACCAGCGCAACCTTTTATATTTAAAAGCAGAACAACAAATGCTGGACGATGCCGCTATCATTCCTTTAT